DNA from Pseudomonadota bacterium:
GGTTTCGTCGGTCACCGCGACGGCGGCCGCGAGAGCGTGGCGCTGAACGACGTCATCGCCAGCGTGCTGGAATTGGCGGCCATCGACGCCGCCGCCAACCAGGCGCAGATCACCACCGAGCTCAAGGCCGACCTGCCGGCGGTGCTGGTCGACCCGGTGCAGATCCAGCAGGTGTGCCTGAATCTCATCCGCAACGCCATCGACGAAATGATGGACCTGCCGGAGGCCTCGCGGGTGCTTAACATCGAAACGCGGCTCGGCGAGGAGGGCGTGGAGGCGGTATTTACCGACGTCGGGCCGGGCGTGGCGCCGGCCATGCGTGAGCGCCTGTTCCAGCCGTTCCAGACCACCAAGGTCGAAGGCATGGGCATGGGCCTGTCGATCAGCCATTCGATCATTTCCGCCCACGGCGGCAGCCTGCGATACTCCGATGCGCCGCAGGGCGGCGCGCGCTTCACCATCACCCTACCCGTGGCTCTGAGTTCCGTATGACAACGCTAGAACAAACGGTTTTCGTGGTCGACGACGACGTCGCGGTGCGCACTTCCCTGGCGCTCTTGATCCGTTCCATGGGCCTGACCGTCGAGGCTTTCGAGTCGGCCCATGCCTTCCTGTCGGTGTGTGACCCGGAGCGTTCGGGCTGCCTGGTGCTGGACATCCGCATGCCGGGCATGAGCGGGCTGGAAATGCAGGAAGAGCTGCAGCGCCGCGCCATCGGCCTGCCGGTGATCTTCATCACCGGCCACGGCGACGTGTCGATGGCGGTGCGCGCGATGAAGCTCGGCGCCGTCGATTTCATCGAAAAGCCGTTCAACGACCAGCACCTCCTGGACCGCATCAACCAGGCCCTGGAGGTCGACCGCACCGCGCGCGCGGCGCGCGCCGAACGGGCCACGCTAGCCTCGCGCATCGATCTTTTGTCGCCGCGCGAGCGCGAAGTGATGGAGCGCATCGTCGCCGGCCAGGCCAACAAGGTCATCGCCATCGAACTCGGGCTGTCCGAGCGCACCGTCGAAATCCATCGCGCCAAGGTCATGACCAAGACCGGCGCACGCTCCCTGGCGGAACTGGTGACAATGGTGAATCGGGCGGGGTGACTCGCTTTGCCCTTGTGGGTCCGACTTCAGTCGGACATTCGTTGCCCACGACCGCGGCCCGCGCTGCGGGCCGTCAGACTGAAGTCTGACCCACGGGGTCATGACCAAGACCGGCGCCCGCTCCCTGGCGGAGCTGGTGACGATGGTGAACAGGGCGGGGTGACTCGCTTTGCCCTTGTGGGTCCGACTTCAGTCGGACATTCGTTGCCCACGACCGCGGCCCGCGCTGCGGGCCGTCAGACTGAAGTCTGACCCACGGGGTCATGACCAAGCCGGCGGCTCCTGGCGGACTGGTGACGATGGTGAACGGGCGGGGGACTCGCTTTGCCCTTGGGGTCCGACTTCAGTCGGACATTCGTTGCCGACGGGCCCCGGGGCCGTCAGCGAAGTCTGACCCACGGGGTCGACCAAGCGCGGACGGGGGGCTGCCCTTGGGTCCGACTAGTGCGGGCCGTCAGACTGAAGTCTGACCCACGGGGTCATGACCAAGACCGGCGCCCGCTCCCTGGCGGAGCTGGTGACGATGGTGAACCGGGCGGGGTGACTCGCTTTGCCCTTGTGGGTCCGACTTCAGTCGGACATTCGTTGCCCACGACCGCGGCCCACTCCGCGGGCCGTCAGACTGAAGTCTGACCCACAAGGTCATGACCAAGACCGGCGCGCGCTCCCTGGCGGAGCTGGTGACGATGGTGAATCGGGCGGGCTGACTCGCTTGGCCCTTGTGGGTCCGACTTCAGTCGGACATTCGTTGCCCAGGACCGCGGCCCACTCCGCGGGCCGTCAGACTGAAGTCTGACCCACGGGGAATCTGCGCCGCTACGTAGTTCCCGAAGGCCTTTACGCGTAACCGCGAATTTCCGCAGGGCGGCGGCCTGCCTATAAATGCCCCATACGATTATTCACATGTCTGGGGACCTGAAATGCGCAGCAACGTGTTCGATTTTCCGAAACTCGCGGTGTCCTGTGGCGAGTGCCAGTGGTCGCGTTCCTGCGTGGCCCATGGCTTCGCGGTGGCCGGCGCGGGCGAAGAGGGCCCGGGGCTGCGCTGCTCGGCGCCGCTGAAGCGCAATACCCACGTCTTCCAGCAGGGCGAGCCGCTGGAGTTCCTGTACATCCTGCGCTCGGGTTCGGCCAAGTCCTATTTCGACAACGCCGACGGCCTCGAGCAGATCGTGGCCTTCCATTACCCGGGGGACCTCCTGGGCTTCGACGCGGTGGCCAACGGCCATCACCAGACCGCGGTCATCGCGCTGGAAACCGCGTCCCTGTGCCGCATTCCCTTCAGCTCCATCGAGACCGTCGCGTCGCGCACGCCCAAGCTGTGGGCCGAAGTGATGCGTTCGGCGGCGCGCCAGATGATGGAAAAGAACAACCACGCGCTGCTGCTCGGCCAGAAGTCCGCGCAGGCGCGCTTCGCCAGCCTCCTGCTGTATCTCTCCAACCGATTCGCGGCACGTGGCTGCTCGCGCACCGAGTTCAACTTGAGCATGCCGCGCCAGGACATCGCCAACTACCTGTCGTTGGCGGTGGAAACCGTCAGCCGCCTGTTCGGCGACCTGCAGATCCAGGGCATCATCTCCGTCGACCGTCGCTACGTGCGCATCCTGTCGCTGGAGAAGCTGCGCGCGATTGCCGGTGAGTCGGCCAACGCGGCGGCCCGTCTCGGCTCGCTGTAAAGCGTCAAGCATGGCCGCTATGCGAGCAGACCACGCCGGGGCGCGCCAAGCCGCGCCCAGCGTACTGGTGGTGAACCAGGATCCGGTCGCGCGCAATCGTATCGTGGCGGTGTTGGCCGCCGCCCAGTTCGACGTCAGCGCCTGTGCCAGTGCCGCCGAGGCCCTGGCCCTGCTGCGCATCGCACCTCGCAACGCCATGGTCGTCGATGCATCCCTCGAGGGGGGCAGCAGCGTCGACCTGCTGCACGCCTGCGTGGCGGCCGGTATCGCACCCACCACCATCATGACCACCGCGCGCGGCGAGATTGAATCCGCCGTCGAGGCGCTGCGCGAGGGCTTCAGCGACTACGTCGCCGAACCCTACGACAACCGCCTGACAGAGGCGCTGCTCAGCGCCCTGGCGTCGACGTCCGACACCCCCAGCACGTTCAAGCGCAGCGCTTAGCGCATTGTGGGGGCCGGGGCCCGATGCGTGAGGGGGGGCGGGGGGGGGGGGGGCTGGCGCCGCGCGCGGCGTGGGGGGAGGGGGGGAAGACCCAGGCGGGGCGGGCCGCCCCGGGCGGGGGCACGGCGGGGGGGGGGGGGGGGGGGGGGGGGGGGGGGGGGGGGGGGGCGCCCCGGCGCGGGGCGGGGGGGGGGGGGGGGCGGGGGGGGGGGGGGGGGGGGGAGGGACTTCAATCTGACTGACGATGCTTCAGGTGGTGGCGGGGCAAGTCAGGCTGAAGCCTGACCCGCAGAATTTCCTGGAGACTTCGTGCGATACCCTTGGCAGTCTCGACCGCATTGTGGGTCGGACTTCAGTCTGACTGACGATGCTTCAGGCGATGGCGGCGCAAGTCAGGCTGAAGCCTGACCCACAAATCTCGCCTACGGCCGTAACTCGCCCTTGGCATCCACGCTCACGCGTTTCACCACGCGCCAGGTGGCGGTCGAGGCATCCACGTACCAAGGACCGGCTTCGAGCTTGCCGACCTTGCCGACATAGACGCCGTTGCCGGCGTGGGTCATGGGCAGCTTGCGGTCGACGTCGTCGCGCGTGGCGTGGTTGAGCGTGAGGTCGATGAGGTCGGGGAAGGCGAAGCCCGGGTTGGCGCTGAAGCGCAGGGTCAGCGCGCCGTCGCCGGACAGCTCCGGGACAAGGGCGAGGCCGGCGGCCTTGGCGCGGTCTTCGCGCACCAGCACCTTGTTGATCTCGAGACCTTGCTTGTAATAGTCGTCCACCACCAGCGTGTCCGAGCCTTTCATGGCGATGACCAGCGTCACGAAGGACGCCACCACCACCACCGCCGGCAGGCCGAACACCAGCCACGCGATGGGTTCCTGGTGCCAGCGCGCGGCGACGCGCGGCGGGGTGCGGGTAACGGTGCTGTCGTTCATGGCCTTGGCCCCAGGAATTTGGCGTTGTGGGTGAAATTGAGCGCGGCGTCGTCGGCCGCGGTCAGGGTGAAATGCACGGTGGTGCTGACCGCCTCGAGGTTCTCTTCCTGCGCACGCAGGATGACCGGCACATCGAGCACGCCACCGGCAGGCACCGACACGGCGCCGTTCGCCATCGACAGTTCCAGGCCTTCGATGCCGGTGGCCGTGACGTGGAATTCGCGGGCGTGGTCGGCGAGGTTCAAGACTTTCAAGGTGTAGACGTTTTCGATCTTGCCGGCGCGCTCACGGTAGAGCTGGTTGCGGTCACGGATGACGTCGAGGCCGAGCGGTGAGCGCGACAACAACAGGTACATGAACAACAGGCCCACCGCGCCCAACAGGCCGCTGTAGACCAGCACGCGCGCGCGGATCACGCGGCTCGGCTTGCCGTCCAGCGCGTTCTGGGTGGTGTAGCGGATGAGATTGGGCGCGTAATCCATCTTCTTCATCACGTCATTGCACACGTCGACGCAGGCCGAGCAGCCGATGCACTCGTACTGCAGGCCGTTGCGGATGTCGATGCCGGTCGGGCACACCTGCACGCACATCGTGCAGTTGATGCAGTCGCCGAGCCCGCGCGCCTTGGGATCGGAGCCGGCCTTGCGCGAGCCGCGCGGGTCGCCGCGTTCCTTGTCGTAGGAGATGATGAGGGTGTCCTTGTCGAACATCGCACTCTGGAAGCGCGCATAGGGGCACATGTACTTGCACACCTGTTCGCGCAGGAAGCCGGCGTTGCCGTAGGTGGCCAGGGCATAGAAACCCATCCAGAACGCTTCCCACGGGCCAACGGTGAAAGTCGCCATTTCGTGACCGAGCTTGGCGGCGGGCGTGAAGAAACACACGAAGGTGAAACCGGTCCAGGCGGCGAAGCTCACCCACAGCAGCTGCTTGGTGGCCTTGATGCGCAGCTTGCGCGCGCTCCAGGGCGCCTGGTCGAGCTTCATCTGTTGCTGGCGCGTGCCTTCCACCAGCCGTTCCATCCACAGGAAGACTTCCGTCCACACTGTCTGCGGACAGGCATAGCCACACCACAGGCGGCCGGCGAGGGCGGTGAACAGGAACAGCGACAGCGCGCTCATCATGAGCAGCAGGGTCAGCAGCAGGAAGTCTTGCGGCCAGAAGGTCAGGCCAAAGACATAGAACTTGCGGGCGGGCAGGTCGAACAACACCGCCTGGCGACCGTCCCACGACAGCCAGGGCAGGCCGTAAAACAGGCCGAGCAGCACGAACACCGCCGTGGTGCGCAGCGCGGCGAACGTGCCGTGCACTTCGCGCGGATAGATTTTCTGGCGCTTTTCGTACAGCGCCTGTTCGACGTTGGCCGGCGTGGCCGGCGCGGAAAGATCGGGAGTCGGTTCAGTCATCAGCATGGGGAGTCTCGGTGACGGACTCCGATGAGGGGGGGTAGGTGAATGCCACCGCCAGTACACCGGAGGCCGCGGTCAAAAGCCAGAACAAAAAGAATCCAATCGTGTAGGCGCCGGTTCGACTGACCTCCGGGAATGTCACGCAGAAGCGCAGTTCCTCGGGATCGATGGCGCTGAAAAATACCCCTGTCGCAACGGCGGCAAGCAGGAAGGACAACCACAGTACGGCACCAAAGCGTGCGGGTACGGGCATCCAGCGGGTCGGCACAAAGACTGACAGCATGTTTGGACTCGGATGTTGGCGCTTGAAGCGGCTTACATTACATCTTCGCGGTGCGTCGTGCTCGTCGTGGATGGCGTCCGTCCTGTCCATCGCCCATCTGTCGCGAGGTCGTGCGCGGACTGGCGGCCATCCCTTGTCAGCCGCCCAGCCATGCCGGGCTCCGACCCGGCATGACCAAGCTGCGTCGCCTTACTTGGCCGGCGCGTTGCCCTTGGTGAAGCTGTACACGTAGGCCGCCAGCAGGTGCACCTTGGCATCGCCGAGGAACTCCTTGTGTGCCGGCATACGGCCATTGCGTCCCTTCTCGATGGACTCGACGATGCGCTCGCGCGAGCCGCCGTACAGCCAGATGTCGTCGGCGAGATTGGGCGCGCCCATCGCGACATTGCCCTTGCCGTCCGGCCCGTGACAGGCCACGCAGGTGGTGCTGTACACCTTCTGCCCGGCATCGACCTGCGCCGGGTCGACCTGGCGACCGGCGAGGTGCTCGACATAGGAGGCCACGTTCTGCGTGCCTTCGGCACCGATGATCGCGCCCCATGCCGGCATCGCCGCCTGGCGACCAGCCAGGATCGACTGCTCGATGGCTTCCGGCGTGCCGCCGTACAGCCAGTCGTTGTCGGTCAGGTTGGGGAAGCCGCGCGCACCGCCGGCGTCCGAGCCGTGACACTGCGTGCAGTAGGTCGCGAACAGGCGCTTGCCGACGCCGAGCGCCTCGGCATCGTCAGCCAGCTTGGCGATATCGGTGCTCTTGTACTTCTCGAAGAGCGGCCCATAGGTCGCGTCGGCCTGCGCCATCTCCGCTTCATATTGGCTTTGCTCGGTCCAGCCCAGCATGCCCTTGTAGGTGCCGAGACCCGGGTAGGCGATGAGGTAGCCGATGCCCCACACCAGCGTGATGTAGAACATGTTGAGCCACCATTTCGGCAGCGGGTTGTTGTACTCCGACAGATCGCCGTCCCAGGTATGACCCATGGTCTCGATCTGCTCACCGTGGACGCGCTTCTTACCCTGCGCCTGGTACCAGGTGAACCACAGCAGGACCACGATGCTGACCACCGTCGTCACCGCGATGAGGATGCTCCATATTGCACTGTTGAAATCAGCCATGGTCAGCGCACTCCCTTATCAATCTCTAAATCAATCTCGAACTTGTCGTGTTCGTCGTCATCCAGCGGGATGCGCGCGGCCTCGTCGAACTCGGCCTTGCGCTTGCCGCTCATGGCCCAGGCCGTGACGCCGAGAAAGATCAGCGCGGCGATCACGGTCCAGGCGGAGAAGAAATTACTCATGGCCATCACCTCCGGGTCTTGACCGCCGTACCCAGGTTCTGCAGGTAGGCGATGAGGGCGTCGGCCTCGGTCTTGCCCTTGAGGGCTTCCGGTGCCTTGGCGATTTCATCGTCGCTATAGGGCAGTCCCAGGGTGCGCAGCACCGTCATGCGCGCCGAGATGGTGTCGGTCGGCAGTTCCGTCTTCTCCAGCCACGGGTAGCCCGGCATGATCGACTCCGGCACCACGTCGCGCGGGTTGTTCAGATGCACGCGGTGCCAGTCGTCGCTGTAGCGGCCGCCGACACGGTGCAGGTCCGGACCGGTGCGCTTGGAGCCCCACTGGAAGGGGTGGTCGTAGACGAACTCACCCGCCAGCGAGTAGTGGCCGTAACGCTCGGTCTCGGCGCGGAACGGACGAATCATCTGCGAATGGCAGACATAGCAGCCTTCGCGGATGTAGACGTCGCGTCCCGCCAGTTCCAGCGCGCTGTAGGGCTTCAAGCCTTCCACCGGCTGGGTCGTGCTCTGCTGGAAGAACAGCGGCACGATCTGGATGAGACCGCCGACACTGATGGTCAGGATGATCAGGATCATCATGAACCCGATGTTGGTTTCGATTGCTTCGTGTTTCATCGACGTATGTCCCTATCAGTGCGCCATGGCCGGCGCGGGAATGTCTGCCACTACCGGCTTGACGCCGCTGCAGGTGCGCCACAGGTTGTAGGCCATCACCAGCGTGCCAGCCAGGTACAGAAGACCGCCCAGGGCACGGATGATGTAGAACGGGTGAGTCGCGTTGACCGACTCGATGAAGCTGTAGGTCAAGGTGCCGTCGCTGTTGACCGCGCGCCACATCAAGCCCTGCATGACACCCGCCACCCACATCGCGGAGATGTACAGCACGACGCCGATGGTCGAGACCCAGAAATGGAATTCGACGAGCTTCAGGCTGTAGATTTCGCGGCCGTAGAGGCGTGGCAACAGGTAGTAGATGCAACCCAACGACATGAAGCCCACCCAGCCGAGCGCACCGGAGTGCACGTGACCGATGGTCCAGTCGGTGTAGTGGGAGAGGGCGTTGACGGTCTTGATCGACATCATCGGCCCTTCGAAGGTCGACATGCCGTAGAACGACACCGCGACGATGATGAAGCGCAGCACCGGGTCCGAGCGCAGCTTGTGCCAGGCGCCGGACAGCGTCATCACGCCGTTGATCATGCCGCCCCAGGAGGGCGCCAGCAGGATGACCGACATCACCATGCCCAAGGACTGTGTCCAGTTCGGCAGCGCGGTGTAGTGCAGGTGATGGGGGCCGGCCCAGATGTAGGTGAACACCAGCGCCCAGAAATGCACGATCGACAGGCGGTAGGAGAACACCGGTCGCTCGGCGAGCTTGGGGATGAAGTAGTACATCAAGCCCAGGAAGCCGGCGGTCAGGAAGAAGCCGACCGCGTTATGACCGTACCACCACTGCACCATGGCGTCCTGCGTGCCGGCGAACACCGAGTAGGACTTGGTGAGCGTGACGGGCAGCGCCAGGCTGTTGACGATGTGCAGCACCGCGATAGTGATGATGAAGCCGGCGAAGAACCAGTTGGCGACGTAGATGTGCTTCACGCGCCGCTTGGCGATGGTGCCGAAGAACACGACCGCGTAGGCCACCCACACCACGGCGATGAGGATGTCTATCGGCCACTCGAGTTCGGCGTACTCCTTGGAGCTGGTGATGCCTAGCGGTAGGGTGACCGCCGCCAACACGATCACGAGCTGCCAGCCCCAGAACGTGAAGGCCGCCAGGCCGTCGGAGAAGAGCCTGGCGTGACTGGTGCGTTGCACGATGAAGTATGAGCCGGCGAACAGCGCGCAGCCGCCAAACGCGAAGATCACCGCGTTGGTGTGCAGCGGACGCAGTCGGCCGAAACTCAGCCACGGCAGGTCGAAATTCAGCGCCGGCCACGCCATCTGCGCGGCAATGATCACGCCGACCAACATGCCGACGATGCCCCACACCACCGTCATGACGGCGAACTGCCTGACGACCTTGTAATTGTAGGTTTCCGTCATTGCTCAGTACTCCCAATTAAAATCCAATCAAAATCATGCCCGGCACGAGACCGTGCTGTGACGCCGCAGGCCGGCTGCCGTTGTGGCGTGAGTGCCGAGAACAGCTGGAACTCGCGTTGCGTTTACGCTTTGAGTATTCGCTGTTTCATTGGAAAGTAAAGTGACGCACGTGCAGCAAAACAGGCATGATCTGGATCAAGTCGATCTGCCCGATAGGGGTATGTCCCTATAGGTTTAGGTGCCGATCGGACATCGTCACAGGCTCATGGTTGCGATTCGTTCGCATGCTCGAGGTCGCATCGATGTCGATGCGGGGCAATTCGATCAAGCCATGAAGCCACGGCCATGGCGCGCGGAAATTTGCGCGCATACAACAAATCACTCGCTGACCTGGATCAAGCCCGGCGCTGCTTGAGCACTGATAGTGGCGGCGCGCACACTCCACGCCTATGCCCCGCAATTCCATGAACGCTCCGCTCGCCGCGTCCCTGACCGCTCTGTCCGCACCTGCCGCGAGTGCGGCCACGTGTTTTCATTGCGGCGAGCCGATAGCGGCCGGGGTCGACTGGCAGGTGGAACTCGATGGCCGCCTCGTGGCGCTGTGCTGCCCGGGCTGTGCGGCCGCGACCAGCGCCATCCGCGATTTCGGCCTCGGCGATTACTATCGCCATCGCGACAGCTTCGCGCCACGCCCCCAGCAGGACGAACTGCCCGGCGATCGCTACCAGGTGTACGACGACGCCGACATGCTGGCGCGCTTCGCCAAGGTCGAGGGCGCGGTGGCCAGCGCCGACCTGACCCTGGCCGGCATGAG
Protein-coding regions in this window:
- the ccoO gene encoding cytochrome-c oxidase, cbb3-type subunit II yields the protein MKHEAIETNIGFMMILIILTISVGGLIQIVPLFFQQSTTQPVEGLKPYSALELAGRDVYIREGCYVCHSQMIRPFRAETERYGHYSLAGEFVYDHPFQWGSKRTGPDLHRVGGRYSDDWHRVHLNNPRDVVPESIMPGYPWLEKTELPTDTISARMTVLRTLGLPYSDDEIAKAPEALKGKTEADALIAYLQNLGTAVKTRR
- a CDS encoding response regulator transcription factor, translated to MTTLEQTVFVVDDDVAVRTSLALLIRSMGLTVEAFESAHAFLSVCDPERSGCLVLDIRMPGMSGLEMQEELQRRAIGLPVIFITGHGDVSMAVRAMKLGAVDFIEKPFNDQHLLDRINQALEVDRTARAARAERATLASRIDLLSPREREVMERIVAGQANKVIAIELGLSERTVEIHRAKVMTKTGARSLAELVTMVNRAG
- a CDS encoding FixH family protein; the encoded protein is MNDSTVTRTPPRVAARWHQEPIAWLVFGLPAVVVVASFVTLVIAMKGSDTLVVDDYYKQGLEINKVLVREDRAKAAGLALVPELSGDGALTLRFSANPGFAFPDLIDLTLNHATRDDVDRKLPMTHAGNGVYVGKVGKLEAGPWYVDASTATWRVVKRVSVDAKGELRP
- a CDS encoding helix-turn-helix domain-containing protein, which encodes MRSNVFDFPKLAVSCGECQWSRSCVAHGFAVAGAGEEGPGLRCSAPLKRNTHVFQQGEPLEFLYILRSGSAKSYFDNADGLEQIVAFHYPGDLLGFDAVANGHHQTAVIALETASLCRIPFSSIETVASRTPKLWAEVMRSAARQMMEKNNHALLLGQKSAQARFASLLLYLSNRFAARGCSRTEFNLSMPRQDIANYLSLAVETVSRLFGDLQIQGIISVDRRYVRILSLEKLRAIAGESANAAARLGSL
- the ccoG gene encoding cytochrome c oxidase accessory protein CcoG, translated to MTEPTPDLSAPATPANVEQALYEKRQKIYPREVHGTFAALRTTAVFVLLGLFYGLPWLSWDGRQAVLFDLPARKFYVFGLTFWPQDFLLLTLLLMMSALSLFLFTALAGRLWCGYACPQTVWTEVFLWMERLVEGTRQQQMKLDQAPWSARKLRIKATKQLLWVSFAAWTGFTFVCFFTPAAKLGHEMATFTVGPWEAFWMGFYALATYGNAGFLREQVCKYMCPYARFQSAMFDKDTLIISYDKERGDPRGSRKAGSDPKARGLGDCINCTMCVQVCPTGIDIRNGLQYECIGCSACVDVCNDVMKKMDYAPNLIRYTTQNALDGKPSRVIRARVLVYSGLLGAVGLLFMYLLLSRSPLGLDVIRDRNQLYRERAGKIENVYTLKVLNLADHAREFHVTATGIEGLELSMANGAVSVPAGGVLDVPVILRAQEENLEAVSTTVHFTLTAADDAALNFTHNAKFLGPRP
- a CDS encoding cbb3-type cytochrome c oxidase subunit 3; the encoded protein is MAMSNFFSAWTVIAALIFLGVTAWAMSGKRKAEFDEAARIPLDDDEHDKFEIDLEIDKGVR
- a CDS encoding response regulator, with protein sequence MRADHAGARQAAPSVLVVNQDPVARNRIVAVLAAAQFDVSACASAAEALALLRIAPRNAMVVDASLEGGSSVDLLHACVAAGIAPTTIMTTARGEIESAVEALREGFSDYVAEPYDNRLTEALLSALASTSDTPSTFKRSA
- the ccoN gene encoding cytochrome-c oxidase, cbb3-type subunit I, whose protein sequence is MTETYNYKVVRQFAVMTVVWGIVGMLVGVIIAAQMAWPALNFDLPWLSFGRLRPLHTNAVIFAFGGCALFAGSYFIVQRTSHARLFSDGLAAFTFWGWQLVIVLAAVTLPLGITSSKEYAELEWPIDILIAVVWVAYAVVFFGTIAKRRVKHIYVANWFFAGFIITIAVLHIVNSLALPVTLTKSYSVFAGTQDAMVQWWYGHNAVGFFLTAGFLGLMYYFIPKLAERPVFSYRLSIVHFWALVFTYIWAGPHHLHYTALPNWTQSLGMVMSVILLAPSWGGMINGVMTLSGAWHKLRSDPVLRFIIVAVSFYGMSTFEGPMMSIKTVNALSHYTDWTIGHVHSGALGWVGFMSLGCIYYLLPRLYGREIYSLKLVEFHFWVSTIGVVLYISAMWVAGVMQGLMWRAVNSDGTLTYSFIESVNATHPFYIIRALGGLLYLAGTLVMAYNLWRTCSGVKPVVADIPAPAMAH
- the ccoP gene encoding cytochrome-c oxidase, cbb3-type subunit III — protein: MADFNSAIWSILIAVTTVVSIVVLLWFTWYQAQGKKRVHGEQIETMGHTWDGDLSEYNNPLPKWWLNMFYITLVWGIGYLIAYPGLGTYKGMLGWTEQSQYEAEMAQADATYGPLFEKYKSTDIAKLADDAEALGVGKRLFATYCTQCHGSDAGGARGFPNLTDNDWLYGGTPEAIEQSILAGRQAAMPAWGAIIGAEGTQNVASYVEHLAGRQVDPAQVDAGQKVYSTTCVACHGPDGKGNVAMGAPNLADDIWLYGGSRERIVESIEKGRNGRMPAHKEFLGDAKVHLLAAYVYSFTKGNAPAK